Proteins encoded within one genomic window of Aerococcus viridans:
- the yqeH gene encoding ribosome biogenesis GTPase YqeH: MSNEETLYCVGCGAEIQTDQPDKRGYTPQSAYQKGIESGLLYCQRCFKLRHYNTLEKVSTSADEFLAILNTLSEKDALIVNVIDIFDVAGSLINGLNRFAGTNPILMVANKMDAIPKAVKHNRIENWLRKYLKDNGVKVDDLILTSAKKRANIDDLLAKIDEMRDGRDVYVIGMANVGKSSLINRILQATGVEADVITTSQFPGTTLDLIDIPFDDAEGNEASLIDTPGIINPGQMTAILEGKELVDALPNKEIKPVTFQLNPEQTLFFGGLARLDFIAGERTSFTLYMSGQIKPHRRKLAGSDEFYQAHLGGILQPPYPENVANFPGLVRKEFSIKTPTDIVFPGLGWVSVSDPVQIVAYVPKGIDIITREKLI, translated from the coding sequence CATACCAGAAAGGTATTGAATCAGGTTTATTATACTGCCAACGTTGTTTTAAATTGCGTCATTATAATACCCTTGAGAAGGTATCGACATCTGCAGATGAATTTTTAGCCATCTTAAATACCCTTAGCGAAAAAGATGCCCTTATCGTTAATGTGATTGACATCTTTGACGTAGCAGGCTCTTTAATAAACGGTTTAAACCGTTTTGCAGGGACTAACCCCATCCTAATGGTTGCCAACAAGATGGACGCTATTCCAAAGGCAGTGAAACACAATCGGATTGAAAATTGGTTGCGTAAATACTTGAAAGATAATGGGGTTAAGGTGGATGACTTAATCCTTACTTCAGCTAAAAAGCGGGCGAATATTGACGACTTATTAGCGAAAATCGATGAAATGCGAGATGGTCGTGATGTTTATGTGATTGGTATGGCTAATGTTGGGAAATCTTCATTGATCAACCGGATTCTTCAAGCCACGGGTGTGGAAGCGGATGTCATTACAACTAGCCAGTTCCCAGGAACGACCTTAGATTTAATCGATATTCCTTTTGACGATGCTGAGGGTAATGAAGCTAGCTTAATTGATACACCTGGAATTATTAACCCAGGCCAGATGACCGCTATTTTAGAAGGAAAAGAATTGGTGGACGCCTTACCGAATAAAGAAATCAAGCCTGTGACTTTCCAACTGAATCCAGAACAAACATTGTTCTTTGGTGGCTTAGCGCGTCTGGATTTTATTGCTGGTGAACGGACCTCATTTACCCTGTATATGTCGGGTCAAATCAAACCACATCGCCGTAAATTAGCAGGTTCAGACGAATTTTACCAAGCGCATCTTGGTGGAATTTTACAACCGCCTTACCCAGAAAATGTGGCCAATTTCCCAGGACTGGTCCGCAAAGAATTCTCAATCAAAACACCAACAGATATCGTATTTCCAGGTTTAGGCTGGGTGTCAGTAAGTGACCCAGTTCAAATCGTTGCTTACGTACCAAAGGGTATTGATATTATCACCAGGGAAAAATTAATCTAG